The Paenibacillus sp. YPG26 genome includes a window with the following:
- a CDS encoding YheC/YheD family protein: protein MKGRKLTLSIQRIASKWRKTQILLQQSNLQPYIPETRKFSFEDLRAMIHQYGLVYIKPDRGTYGIGVMSAELDQEALDASGEIPPEGNPVMESPAPTYKLRFGIQGQTYMTFEELYSALMDKIKRRNYLIQQGIHLLTYHRRKFDIRVLVQKNLRREWETTGFIARLGALQKIITNHHGGGTSYPVERLLSHHMDEKQLELLLSELRLIGTQVGYQLQNSYPKLKELGLDIAVDSGFKAWILEVNTMPALFPFKDLKDKKIYKRIRRYAVHYGRLRKSKATS, encoded by the coding sequence ATGAAAGGAAGGAAGCTGACATTGAGCATTCAACGAATAGCAAGCAAATGGAGAAAAACACAGATTCTCCTGCAGCAGTCAAATCTGCAGCCATACATCCCCGAAACCCGAAAGTTCTCTTTCGAGGACCTAAGAGCTATGATTCACCAGTACGGCCTTGTATACATCAAGCCAGACAGAGGGACTTACGGAATTGGAGTGATGAGTGCGGAATTGGATCAAGAGGCATTAGATGCAAGTGGGGAAATACCACCCGAAGGAAACCCGGTCATGGAGAGTCCCGCCCCTACCTATAAGCTGCGATTTGGAATTCAGGGTCAAACTTACATGACCTTTGAAGAACTATACTCTGCGCTAATGGACAAAATTAAAAGACGCAATTATCTGATTCAGCAAGGCATCCATCTCCTAACTTACCACAGGCGGAAATTCGACATCCGAGTATTGGTACAAAAGAATTTAAGACGAGAGTGGGAGACCACCGGCTTTATCGCTCGTCTGGGCGCCCTGCAGAAGATTATTACCAATCACCATGGTGGAGGCACCTCTTACCCGGTTGAACGGCTCCTAAGTCATCATATGGACGAGAAGCAGCTTGAATTGCTGCTCTCCGAGCTTCGGCTAATAGGTACGCAGGTAGGTTACCAGCTGCAGAACTCTTATCCTAAGCTCAAAGAGCTTGGCCTTGATATTGCTGTAGACAGCGGCTTTAAAGCATGGATACTTGAAGTGAACACCATGCCGGCACTGTTCCCCTTCAAAGACCTCAAAGATAAAAAGATATATAAGCGGATCAGGCGGTACGCCGTCCATTACGGTAGACTAAGGAAGAGCAAGGCGACGTCCTAA
- the recF gene encoding DNA replication/repair protein RecF, with translation MFVKSLSLQYFRNYQELNLGSFGNVNLMIGRNAQGKTNLLEAIFVLALTKSHRTSKDKELIGFQQNAALLAAEVDKKYGAVNLELRLSSQGKKAKINGLEQRKLSDFVGALNVVMFAPEDLEIVKGTPGIRRRFLDMEIGQVTPSYLYHLQQYQKVLVQRNNMLKQSWGGGSDMSTMLEIWNEQLAEHGVKIIKKRKQFIRKLQKWASDIHQGITNGTERLELTYLPSFGEAEEEDEAVLLRQFMIKLSQMKDQEIRRGMTLAGPHRDDLAFYINGNEAQVYGSQGQQRTTALSLKLAEIELIHEEIGEYPVLLLDDVLSELDPYRQTQLIETFQSKVQTFITATGIETINAGKLKDASIYHVHEGQVNS, from the coding sequence ATGTTCGTCAAAAGTTTAAGCTTGCAGTATTTCCGTAACTATCAGGAACTCAATCTCGGCTCCTTCGGAAATGTCAATTTAATGATTGGCCGTAATGCCCAAGGGAAGACAAATCTTCTGGAAGCGATCTTCGTGCTGGCATTAACCAAGTCACACCGGACCTCCAAGGACAAAGAGCTGATCGGTTTCCAACAAAATGCGGCCTTGCTTGCTGCTGAGGTAGATAAGAAGTATGGGGCTGTTAACTTGGAGCTAAGACTTTCTTCTCAGGGCAAAAAGGCGAAGATTAACGGCCTTGAGCAGCGTAAGCTGAGTGATTTTGTCGGAGCGCTGAATGTGGTGATGTTCGCGCCGGAGGACCTCGAAATTGTAAAAGGGACACCAGGAATCAGACGAAGATTCCTCGACATGGAGATCGGGCAGGTTACCCCCAGCTATTTATATCATCTGCAGCAGTATCAGAAGGTGCTGGTTCAGCGCAATAACATGCTCAAGCAGTCCTGGGGTGGAGGCAGTGATATGTCCACCATGCTTGAAATATGGAACGAGCAGCTTGCAGAGCACGGTGTTAAAATCATTAAGAAACGGAAACAATTCATAAGAAAACTGCAGAAGTGGGCTTCAGATATTCATCAGGGAATTACGAATGGAACCGAGAGGCTGGAGCTGACCTACTTGCCTTCTTTTGGAGAGGCTGAGGAAGAAGATGAAGCTGTCTTATTGCGGCAGTTTATGATAAAGTTATCACAAATGAAGGATCAGGAGATACGGAGGGGCATGACTCTGGCGGGACCGCACCGGGATGATCTAGCCTTCTATATCAACGGCAATGAAGCACAAGTGTATGGATCGCAAGGCCAGCAGAGAACAACGGCGCTCTCTCTTAAGCTAGCAGAGATTGAGCTGATCCATGAGGAGATCGGTGAGTATCCCGTTCTTCTGCTCGACGATGTTCTCTCTGAGCTCGATCCTTATCGGCAGACCCAATTGATCGAGACTTTTCAAAGCAAGGTACAGACGTTCATTACCGCCACGGGCATAGAGACGATTAATGCCGGCAAGCTTAAGGACGCCAGCATTTATCATGTTCATGAGGGACAAGTAAACAGCTAG
- a CDS encoding HD-GYP domain-containing protein, with protein sequence MASIPVVDLKPGVKIASAVHTPLGGVLFNKGKVLLPRDLDILQAFLVQQVEIEGSEPKSVSVNDPVKNGQAAAAEVFEKSHQDQLHTEYDRMLNLIKSSFQSILASELPVLDLRNQLEALIAQLKHYNILTFSPRGMNEYDYMYHNGILSALTSYLIAQWYGLPQKDWMQVAFAGLLHDIGNAKIDPKVLYSPLPLSSEEVEEMRMHTTYGYQMLRNSAALNEGVRLAALQHHEKVDGSGYPLRLTGDKMHVYSRIVAVADIFHAMTLKKRYRKAQSPYLVLEQLQSESFGKLDPVIVQTFINKVTQFHNGTRVRLSDDRIGEIVFSDRNHPTRPLVSVNGQIINLIQERQLYIENIV encoded by the coding sequence ATGGCTAGTATTCCTGTAGTAGATCTGAAACCTGGTGTAAAAATTGCATCGGCTGTACATACTCCGCTGGGCGGAGTTCTTTTTAATAAGGGAAAAGTTCTGCTTCCCCGTGACCTGGATATTCTTCAAGCTTTTTTAGTTCAGCAGGTTGAGATCGAAGGCAGTGAACCGAAGTCTGTGTCTGTCAACGACCCAGTGAAGAATGGACAGGCTGCTGCAGCAGAAGTATTTGAGAAGTCCCACCAGGATCAGCTGCATACCGAGTATGATAGAATGCTTAATTTGATTAAGAGTTCCTTTCAATCCATTCTGGCATCCGAACTGCCAGTCCTTGATCTACGTAACCAGTTAGAGGCACTGATTGCCCAGCTTAAGCACTATAATATACTGACTTTTTCGCCTCGTGGAATGAACGAGTATGATTACATGTATCACAATGGAATATTATCCGCACTAACCTCTTACTTAATTGCACAATGGTACGGGCTTCCCCAGAAGGATTGGATGCAGGTGGCCTTTGCAGGACTTCTTCATGACATAGGCAACGCTAAGATTGACCCTAAGGTTCTCTATAGCCCCCTTCCCTTGTCGTCTGAGGAGGTTGAGGAAATGCGCATGCATACCACCTACGGTTATCAAATGTTAAGGAACTCTGCCGCGCTTAATGAGGGTGTAAGACTGGCTGCACTTCAGCATCATGAGAAAGTGGATGGATCGGGTTATCCATTGCGGTTAACAGGTGACAAAATGCATGTGTATTCACGTATCGTCGCCGTAGCGGATATCTTCCATGCTATGACACTTAAGAAGCGCTATCGGAAAGCACAGTCTCCTTATCTGGTTCTGGAACAGCTCCAATCCGAGTCTTTTGGTAAGCTTGATCCCGTGATTGTACAGACATTTATTAATAAAGTAACTCAGTTCCATAATGGGACCCGTGTCCGGCTAAGTGATGATCGAATCGGGGAGATTGTGTTCTCGGACCGGAATCATCCTACAAGACCGCTTGTCTCTGTTAATGGACAGATTATTAATTTGATCCAGGAAAGACAGCTATATATTGAAAATATAGTCTAG
- a CDS encoding sigma factor G inhibitor Gin, translating into MDGQSEGKCIICGEHKQEGIVIVSEFICDACEAEMVHTDVKDDKYHFFIHRMKQIWLQNNA; encoded by the coding sequence ATGGACGGGCAGAGCGAAGGAAAATGCATCATTTGCGGCGAGCATAAGCAAGAAGGCATTGTCATTGTCTCTGAATTTATCTGTGACGCATGTGAAGCGGAAATGGTTCACACAGATGTTAAGGATGATAAATACCACTTTTTCATTCACCGAATGAAGCAGATCTGGTTGCAAAATAATGCTTAG
- the gyrA gene encoding DNA gyrase subunit A: MAEEQNSQIIDRDIGVEMRESFMDYAMSIIVSRALPDVRDGLKPVHRRILYAMSDLGMSPDKPYKKSARIVGEVIGKYHPHGDSAVYESMVRMAQDFAMRNMLVDGHGNFGSIDGDMAAAMRYTEARLSKIAMEMLRDINKETIDFMPNYDGEEHEPVVLPARFPNLLVNGVTGIAVGMATNIPPHNLGEVIDGVQALIKNPEITSLELMDYISGPDFPTAGFILGRSGIRQAYTTGRGSVTMRANATIEENNNKARIIVHEIPYQVNKARLVEKIAELVREKRIEGITDLRDESDRNGMRIVIELRRDVNPNVVLNNLYKHTSMQSTFGINMLAIVNKEPKILTLREVLHYYLQHQIEVIRRRTEFDLKKAEARAHILEGLRIALDHLDEVIKLIRSSQTGEIAREGLIERFGLSFEQAQAILDMRLQRLTGLEREKIENEYNELLQKIAEYREILANEHLVLEIIDGELQEIKDKYADERRTVITIGEESILDEDLIPREDVVITITHTGYIKRLPVSTYRSQKRGGRGVIGMDTKDSDFVEHLFVTNSHHYLMFFTDKGKAYRIKAYEIPELGRTARGTPIINLIQIEQGETVNAVIPVEKFEEDKHLFFATRLGIVKKTPLDDYVNIRRGGLIAINLREDDDLIEVKLTHPGQELIMGTAQGMSIRFAESDVRSMGRSATGVKGITLDANDQLIGMDIVDPERDVLIVTTKGYGKRTPVGEYRIQSRGGKGIKTINVTEKNGPVVGLKVVKDEEDLMIITSSGTLIRTSMAGISTMGRNTQGVKLINTRDEDSVATVCRTDKTEEAEELLDEEVSLPGPEDLLDLTDSEEIIIPETEDTEE; this comes from the coding sequence ATGGCGGAAGAGCAGAACTCGCAAATTATAGATCGGGATATTGGTGTGGAAATGCGGGAGTCCTTCATGGACTACGCAATGAGCATCATTGTTAGCCGTGCCCTGCCGGATGTGCGGGATGGGCTAAAGCCGGTTCATCGCCGTATTCTATACGCAATGAGTGATCTTGGCATGTCGCCGGACAAGCCATACAAGAAGTCAGCCAGAATCGTTGGCGAGGTTATAGGTAAGTATCACCCTCACGGCGATAGTGCGGTTTATGAATCCATGGTACGTATGGCACAGGACTTTGCAATGCGCAATATGCTTGTTGATGGACATGGCAACTTTGGTTCGATTGACGGCGATATGGCAGCAGCAATGCGTTATACCGAGGCTCGTCTCTCCAAGATCGCTATGGAGATGCTTCGGGACATCAACAAAGAAACTATTGATTTCATGCCGAACTATGACGGGGAAGAGCACGAACCTGTGGTGCTTCCTGCCCGGTTCCCTAACCTTTTGGTCAATGGGGTTACAGGGATTGCAGTCGGTATGGCTACGAATATACCCCCTCATAACCTTGGAGAGGTCATTGATGGTGTACAGGCCCTTATTAAGAACCCGGAGATTACCTCGCTTGAGTTAATGGATTATATCAGCGGCCCGGACTTCCCGACGGCCGGGTTCATTCTTGGACGTTCTGGAATACGTCAAGCCTACACAACGGGCCGCGGCTCCGTAACGATGCGGGCTAATGCAACGATAGAGGAGAACAACAACAAGGCAAGAATAATCGTTCACGAGATTCCATACCAGGTTAACAAGGCGCGTTTGGTTGAGAAGATTGCCGAGCTCGTTCGGGAGAAGAGAATCGAGGGAATCACAGATCTGCGGGACGAGTCTGACCGTAATGGTATGCGTATTGTGATTGAGCTGCGCAGAGATGTCAATCCGAATGTGGTACTCAATAACTTGTACAAGCATACGTCTATGCAATCTACTTTCGGGATCAACATGCTGGCCATTGTTAACAAGGAACCAAAGATTCTGACGCTGCGTGAAGTACTCCATTACTATCTGCAGCACCAGATTGAAGTTATTCGCCGCCGGACCGAATTTGACCTGAAGAAGGCGGAGGCCCGGGCTCATATTCTCGAGGGTCTGCGGATTGCTCTGGATCATTTGGATGAAGTCATCAAGCTGATTAGAAGCTCCCAGACTGGAGAGATTGCAAGAGAAGGCTTGATTGAGCGCTTCGGATTAAGTTTTGAACAGGCACAGGCTATCTTGGATATGCGGCTTCAGCGCTTGACCGGACTTGAGCGTGAGAAGATTGAGAATGAATACAATGAACTTCTCCAGAAGATTGCGGAATACCGTGAGATTCTTGCCAATGAGCACCTTGTACTGGAGATTATTGACGGAGAACTTCAGGAAATCAAAGACAAGTATGCAGATGAGCGCCGCACAGTAATTACCATTGGCGAAGAGAGCATTCTGGATGAGGATCTGATTCCACGTGAAGATGTGGTAATTACGATTACTCATACAGGCTACATCAAGCGTCTGCCTGTATCGACTTATCGTAGTCAGAAGCGGGGCGGCCGCGGGGTCATTGGTATGGATACGAAGGACAGTGACTTTGTTGAACACTTATTCGTAACGAACTCCCACCATTACCTGATGTTCTTCACGGACAAAGGTAAGGCTTATCGGATCAAGGCATACGAGATTCCGGAGCTGGGACGAACAGCTCGTGGAACACCAATCATCAACCTGATTCAAATCGAGCAGGGGGAGACTGTTAATGCGGTTATTCCTGTAGAGAAGTTTGAAGAGGACAAGCATTTGTTCTTTGCGACAAGACTGGGTATCGTCAAGAAGACCCCGCTGGATGATTATGTGAACATCCGTAGAGGTGGACTTATAGCTATTAATCTTCGGGAAGATGATGATCTTATCGAAGTGAAGCTGACCCATCCTGGTCAGGAACTGATCATGGGTACTGCTCAGGGAATGTCTATCCGCTTCGCTGAGAGTGATGTCCGCTCCATGGGAAGAAGTGCAACCGGAGTTAAAGGGATTACACTGGATGCCAATGATCAGCTGATCGGCATGGATATTGTGGATCCGGAACGGGATGTCCTTATTGTAACTACCAAAGGATATGGTAAGCGTACTCCAGTCGGAGAATACCGGATACAGAGCCGTGGTGGTAAAGGGATCAAGACGATCAATGTAACCGAGAAGAATGGTCCTGTGGTAGGTCTGAAGGTCGTCAAAGACGAAGAGGACCTGATGATTATTACGAGCAGCGGCACATTGATCCGTACAAGTATGGCAGGAATCTCTACAATGGGACGCAACACGCAGGGTGTTAAGCTGATTAATACTCGTGACGAGGATTCTGTAGCTACGGTATGTCGTACCGACAAGACCGAAGAGGCTGAAGAGCTCCTAGATGAGGAAGTTTCTTTACCAGGACCGGAGGATCTGCTTGATCTTACGGATAGTGAAGAAATCATTATACCGGAGACGGAAGACACAGAGGAGTAA
- the dnaN gene encoding DNA polymerase III subunit beta — MKIRILKNDLNESIQHVSKAISSRTTIPILTGIKLEVNFQGVILTASDTDISIQAFIPAEDDKKTIVQVERPGSVVLPAKFFVEIIKKLPSQEIEMEVKEGFQTFIRSGSTDIQLVGLDPEEFPVLPSIEEDQVISIPGDLLRNMIRQTVFSISTQETTPILTGVLWNLSDNLFKFVATDRHRLASRTAPLEDADNVRFSNIVISGKTLNELSKIIPDQNTRVDIVVADNQVLFKIDRVLFYSRILDGTYPDTSKIIPTNYKTELVLDTKKLSESIDRAYLLSREEKTNIVRLQTLEDGTIEISSSSSELGKVTEQLEVAEFNGDPLRISFNSKYMLDVLKVVESEQLHIGFTGPMSPIIVKPVDESRSLYLILPYRTTN; from the coding sequence ATGAAAATTCGCATCTTAAAAAATGATCTTAATGAATCCATCCAGCATGTATCCAAAGCTATTTCCAGCCGGACAACGATCCCTATTCTTACCGGCATTAAACTGGAAGTGAATTTTCAAGGGGTTATTCTGACCGCAAGTGATACGGATATTTCCATCCAGGCTTTTATTCCTGCTGAAGACGACAAGAAGACGATTGTTCAGGTGGAGCGTCCGGGTAGTGTTGTACTTCCGGCCAAGTTCTTTGTGGAAATTATTAAGAAGCTTCCATCACAAGAGATCGAGATGGAGGTCAAAGAGGGATTTCAGACCTTTATCCGCTCAGGCTCTACAGATATTCAGCTCGTCGGTCTGGATCCGGAAGAATTCCCGGTTCTGCCAAGCATTGAGGAGGATCAGGTGATCTCCATCCCCGGTGATCTTCTTCGGAATATGATTAGACAGACGGTGTTCTCCATCTCCACTCAAGAGACAACGCCTATTCTTACCGGGGTTCTATGGAATTTGAGTGATAACCTGTTCAAGTTCGTGGCTACAGACCGTCACCGCCTAGCCAGCCGGACCGCACCGCTTGAAGATGCCGATAATGTAAGATTCAGCAATATTGTCATCTCAGGCAAAACGCTGAACGAGCTTAGCAAAATCATTCCAGACCAGAACACACGCGTGGATATCGTTGTAGCCGATAATCAGGTGTTATTCAAAATTGACCGGGTATTGTTCTATTCACGTATATTAGACGGAACCTATCCCGATACTTCTAAAATTATTCCGACCAACTACAAGACGGAGCTTGTACTTGATACCAAGAAGTTAAGCGAGTCCATTGACCGGGCATACCTTCTCTCGCGCGAAGAGAAGACCAACATTGTCCGCCTTCAGACGCTCGAAGATGGTACAATAGAAATTTCCTCTAGTTCATCCGAGCTGGGTAAAGTCACAGAGCAGCTGGAGGTTGCTGAGTTTAACGGTGATCCGCTGCGCATCTCTTTCAACTCCAAATATATGCTTGATGTGCTCAAGGTCGTGGAGAGCGAGCAGCTTCATATCGGCTTCACCGGCCCGATGAGTCCAATTATTGTGAAGCCGGTGGATGAGAGCCGGAGCCTATACTTGATTCTTCCTTACCGCACGACCAACTAA
- the yaaA gene encoding S4 domain-containing protein YaaA, protein MNEVLIHSEYIKLDQFLKLADCVPTGGMAKALLQDGAVKVNQELEERRGRKLYPGDVVEVEGCGTFQVAAK, encoded by the coding sequence ATGAATGAGGTACTTATCCACAGTGAATATATTAAGCTGGATCAATTTCTGAAGCTGGCTGATTGCGTGCCGACAGGCGGGATGGCCAAAGCTCTGCTGCAGGATGGCGCAGTCAAGGTGAATCAGGAATTAGAGGAACGCCGGGGGCGTAAGCTGTACCCGGGAGATGTTGTCGAGGTGGAAGGCTGCGGGACGTTTCAGGTTGCGGCTAAGTAA
- the gyrB gene encoding DNA topoisomerase (ATP-hydrolyzing) subunit B — translation MSMNEQSYDENQIQVLEGLEAVRKRPGMYIGSTSSRGLHHLVWEIVDNSIDEALGGYADHIDVIVHQNNSVTVIDNGRGIPVGEHPKLKRSTLEVVMTVLHAGGKFGGGGYKVSGGLHGVGVSVVNALSEKVIVEVKRDGHIYQQEYRRGAPQYDIRIIGDSEETGTKTTFTPDPEIFTETTVFDYDILLTRIRELAFLNKGISISLHDERTGQSNAFKYEGGISEYVQFLNQNKEALHETPIYVEGARDMIHVEVALQYNDSYTENIYSFANNINTHEGGTHESGFKSALTRIINDYARKYNLIKDSDSNLTGDDVREGLTSIISVKIPEPQFEGQTKTKLGNSEVRGIVESLFAEKLQEFMEENPSVAKRILEKALQASRAREAARKARELTRRKSALEVSSLPGKLADCSSKDAAISELYIVEGDSAGGSAKQGRDRHFQAILPLRGKILNVEKARLDRILGNAEIRAIITALGTGIGDDFDLAKARYHKVIIMTDADVDGAHIRTLMLTFFYRYMRKIIDAGYVYIAQPPLFKIERNKVVRYAGSEKERDEIIAEFGENAKFNIQRYKGLGEMNATQLWETTMDPESRTMQQVSIADAIQADAIFDTLMGDNVEPRRDFIQEHAKYVTNLDF, via the coding sequence ATGTCGATGAATGAACAATCCTATGATGAAAATCAGATACAGGTGCTCGAGGGCCTGGAGGCCGTTCGCAAACGTCCAGGTATGTATATAGGTTCAACCAGCTCCAGAGGTCTGCATCATTTGGTATGGGAGATCGTGGACAACAGTATCGATGAGGCCTTGGGAGGCTATGCTGACCATATCGACGTGATCGTGCATCAGAACAATAGTGTAACGGTCATCGATAACGGACGCGGCATACCTGTCGGTGAGCATCCCAAGCTGAAACGTTCAACCTTGGAAGTGGTTATGACTGTCCTCCATGCCGGAGGCAAGTTCGGCGGCGGCGGGTACAAAGTATCCGGTGGTCTGCACGGTGTGGGCGTATCCGTAGTCAATGCTCTTTCCGAGAAGGTGATTGTCGAGGTTAAGCGTGACGGACATATTTATCAGCAGGAATACCGCCGCGGGGCACCTCAATATGACATCCGTATTATCGGTGATTCCGAAGAGACGGGCACGAAGACTACGTTCACCCCAGATCCGGAGATTTTCACGGAGACTACAGTGTTCGACTATGATATTCTCCTTACTCGTATCCGTGAGCTTGCATTCCTGAACAAAGGAATCTCTATCTCTCTGCACGACGAACGGACCGGGCAATCCAACGCGTTCAAATACGAAGGCGGAATCAGTGAATACGTCCAGTTTCTGAATCAGAACAAAGAGGCACTTCATGAGACACCGATCTATGTAGAAGGCGCAAGAGACATGATTCATGTAGAAGTCGCACTGCAGTACAATGACAGCTATACAGAGAACATTTATTCTTTTGCTAATAATATTAATACCCATGAGGGCGGAACCCATGAGTCCGGCTTTAAGAGTGCGCTCACCCGGATTATTAACGATTATGCCCGTAAATATAATCTGATCAAGGACAGTGACTCCAATCTTACCGGTGATGACGTTCGGGAAGGTCTGACCTCCATTATCTCCGTCAAGATTCCTGAGCCGCAGTTTGAGGGACAGACGAAGACTAAGCTCGGCAACAGTGAAGTCCGTGGTATTGTAGAGTCTCTATTTGCCGAGAAGCTGCAGGAATTTATGGAGGAGAATCCATCTGTAGCCAAACGTATATTGGAAAAGGCTCTCCAAGCCTCCCGCGCGCGTGAGGCAGCTCGTAAAGCACGGGAACTGACACGGCGCAAGAGTGCGCTGGAAGTCAGCTCACTTCCGGGTAAGCTTGCTGACTGTTCATCCAAGGATGCCGCAATCAGTGAACTCTACATTGTCGAGGGTGACTCTGCCGGCGGATCAGCTAAGCAGGGACGTGATCGTCACTTCCAGGCCATTCTTCCGCTGAGGGGTAAGATCTTGAACGTGGAGAAAGCCCGCCTTGACCGGATACTTGGCAATGCCGAGATCAGAGCGATTATAACAGCCCTCGGTACGGGCATCGGTGATGACTTTGATCTTGCCAAGGCTCGCTATCACAAAGTCATCATTATGACGGATGCGGATGTCGATGGAGCTCATATTCGGACCTTGATGCTTACTTTCTTTTATCGCTATATGCGCAAAATTATCGATGCGGGTTATGTCTACATTGCCCAGCCGCCGCTGTTCAAAATTGAACGTAACAAAGTGGTGCGCTACGCAGGTTCCGAGAAAGAACGCGACGAGATTATTGCTGAGTTTGGCGAGAATGCCAAATTCAACATCCAACGTTATAAAGGTCTCGGTGAGATGAATGCTACCCAGCTCTGGGAGACAACCATGGATCCGGAGAGCCGGACTATGCAGCAGGTATCCATTGCGGATGCAATCCAGGCAGACGCGATCTTTGATACGCTAATGGGTGATAATGTTGAGCCACGGCGTGACTTTATTCAGGAACATGCCAAGTATGTGACCAATCTCGATTTTTAA
- a CDS encoding extracellular matrix/biofilm biosynthesis regulator RemA family protein: MYIHLGGEKIISSPELVAIFDISIEKSSKISKQFVTHALKNKQVVHISEEEPKSIVVTKQTVYYSPISSATLKKRAQQFFANA; this comes from the coding sequence ATGTACATTCATTTAGGCGGAGAGAAGATTATTTCATCTCCTGAGCTTGTTGCTATTTTTGATATCTCTATCGAGAAGTCTTCGAAGATATCCAAGCAGTTCGTGACCCATGCCCTGAAGAACAAGCAGGTGGTTCACATCAGTGAGGAAGAACCGAAGTCCATTGTGGTGACCAAGCAAACGGTGTACTATTCCCCCATCTCCTCAGCAACGCTGAAGAAGCGCGCCCAACAATTTTTTGCGAATGCGTGA